Proteins encoded by one window of Paenibacillus sp. DCT19:
- a CDS encoding ring-cleaving dioxygenase — protein sequence MTLQTAGIHHITAFAGDPQANVDFYAGILGLRLVKKTVNFDAPDVYHLYFGDEGGSPGTIITFFPAAGSPKGKIGGGQVGITSYVIPPGSMDFWQDRLESYNIQVTRTSRFNEQFLQFEDSEGLRLELVERQEGANSTWAHEGIATDQAIKGFGGAVLFSVNPARTMDALDKILGFTKVAEDQEYVRYQSFGDIGNVIDVPVARMPLGVGGAGTVHHIAWRAKDDQEHQQWGEAVYQYGYQPTPVRDRQYFNAIYFREAGGILFEIATDPPGFAKDEPVETLGHKLMLPEWFEKYRTQIEDNLQPIQVRTLEPASTR from the coding sequence ATGACACTTCAAACTGCAGGTATCCACCACATTACAGCTTTTGCAGGAGATCCACAGGCCAATGTTGACTTCTATGCAGGTATTCTCGGACTTCGTTTGGTGAAAAAAACAGTGAACTTCGATGCTCCTGACGTATACCATCTGTACTTCGGTGACGAAGGTGGAAGCCCAGGAACGATCATCACGTTCTTCCCAGCAGCTGGATCTCCAAAAGGTAAAATTGGCGGCGGTCAGGTAGGGATTACCTCGTATGTCATTCCTCCTGGGTCTATGGACTTCTGGCAGGATCGTTTAGAAAGTTATAATATTCAGGTAACGAGAACAAGCCGTTTCAACGAACAATTCCTTCAATTCGAAGATAGTGAAGGCCTTCGTCTGGAGCTGGTTGAGCGTCAAGAGGGTGCTAACAGCACTTGGGCACATGAAGGAATCGCAACCGACCAAGCCATTAAAGGATTTGGAGGTGCTGTATTATTCAGCGTCAATCCGGCAAGAACAATGGATGCACTGGATAAAATCCTTGGATTCACCAAAGTCGCTGAGGATCAGGAGTATGTACGTTATCAGTCTTTTGGTGACATTGGCAATGTAATTGATGTGCCTGTGGCTCGTATGCCGCTTGGCGTAGGCGGGGCCGGTACGGTTCACCATATCGCATGGCGTGCCAAAGATGATCAGGAGCATCAACAATGGGGTGAGGCTGTGTATCAATATGGTTATCAACCAACACCAGTACGGGATCGTCAGTACTTTAACGCCATTTATTTCAGAGAAGCTGGAGGCATCCTGTTCGAGATTGCTACAGATCCACCTGGATTTGCGAAAGATGAGCCTGTAGAAACGTTGGGTCACAAACTGATGCTGCCGGAATGGTTTGAGAAATACCGCACACAGATTGAAGACAATCTGCAACCGATCCAAGTTCGTACATTGGAACCAGCAAGTACAAGATGA
- a CDS encoding SPFH domain-containing protein: MSFFRNQFSNVVEWEEFRDDMIFWKWSNREIKKGSKLIIRAGQDAIFLNNGKVEGIFEDEGSFNIDSEIIPFLSTLKGFKFGFNSGMRVEVLFVNTKEFTVRWGTQSPVLIPTPQLPGGMPIRANGTFNFKVSDYVTLIDKIAGIKQSYLVDDVKIRITSVLDQLLMKWISREGKDMFNLQANATDIAKGIQEDLDMQMMDIGIGITGFQVMSFNYPQEIQDMITKTASHEMIGNLQKYQQVSMTDGISSGKVQGGGAASDMAGMMMGMNMANEMMKNMNQNQNQNQNQNQNQNQNQNNQGQSQNQNQGDNSGSASSLEGKKPNFCPNCGAKNEGANFCPNCGHKLG, encoded by the coding sequence ATGAGTTTTTTCAGAAATCAATTTTCGAATGTGGTGGAATGGGAAGAGTTTAGAGATGATATGATTTTCTGGAAGTGGAGCAATCGGGAGATCAAGAAGGGCAGTAAGCTGATTATTCGTGCCGGTCAGGATGCGATTTTCCTGAATAACGGCAAGGTGGAAGGGATTTTTGAGGATGAAGGCTCATTCAATATTGATTCCGAGATTATTCCATTTTTGTCGACGCTAAAAGGCTTCAAGTTTGGTTTTAATAGCGGTATGCGCGTTGAAGTGTTGTTTGTGAACACGAAGGAATTTACGGTGAGATGGGGAACCCAGAGCCCGGTATTGATTCCGACGCCGCAGCTTCCGGGCGGCATGCCAATTCGTGCGAACGGTACGTTTAACTTCAAAGTAAGTGACTACGTCACGCTAATTGATAAGATTGCAGGCATTAAGCAAAGCTATTTGGTCGATGATGTCAAAATTCGAATTACCTCTGTGCTCGATCAGTTGCTGATGAAGTGGATCAGCCGTGAAGGAAAAGATATGTTTAACCTGCAGGCGAATGCAACAGATATAGCCAAAGGGATTCAGGAAGATCTGGATATGCAGATGATGGATATTGGGATTGGCATTACCGGCTTCCAAGTGATGAGCTTCAACTATCCTCAAGAAATTCAGGATATGATTACGAAGACGGCTTCACATGAGATGATCGGCAATCTGCAAAAGTACCAACAGGTGAGCATGACCGACGGCATCTCCTCAGGTAAGGTGCAAGGCGGCGGCGCGGCTTCGGATATGGCAGGGATGATGATGGGCATGAACATGGCGAATGAAATGATGAAGAACATGAACCAGAATCAAAATCAGAATCAAAATCAGAACCAAAATCAGAACCAAAATCAGAACAACCAGGGTCAGAGCCAAAATCAAAATCAAGGCGATAACTCAGGCTCCGCTTCATCCTTGGAAGGCAAGAAGCCTAACTTCTGTCCAAACTGTGGTGCCAAAAATGAAGGAGCTAACTTCTGTCCGAACTGCGGGCATAAACTTGGTTAG
- a CDS encoding low temperature requirement protein A yields MMEKKVTWLELFYDLLFVAAVAKASHVLLHAEHGVITFEYLMKFVLIFIPVWWAWVGQTLFINRYGQDIFIHRLFLILQLLSVMVMTASLSVDFDQHYLSFFVGYIGSRVFTMIQYFTIHKSKSEQQQQAARFLGQCFLIGILISTSSLFFDSWLRYVILYAGIAVDIILPLIGRKKLVKVPIHTHHLLERFALFTLILLGESVVSIIAVLQLDHWDLKSVLFIAFTSVFVIALWWQYFDNVEKKVSKEIQTAGQAIIYGHLFIYISMSMIAASIQLLYLNKLNYLFMLGFVFGSVLLYFMSTSLVFHRYRYSHMRLKPYHLAIMLGVIGTFIIVDLIYRVPNYAIVGENMAFFLVYAKMTT; encoded by the coding sequence ATCATGGAGAAGAAGGTTACCTGGCTAGAGCTGTTCTACGATCTGCTATTTGTAGCTGCGGTGGCCAAAGCGAGTCATGTATTGTTACATGCCGAACATGGAGTGATTACATTTGAATATCTGATGAAGTTTGTATTGATTTTCATTCCAGTCTGGTGGGCATGGGTGGGTCAGACCTTATTTATCAATCGGTATGGCCAGGATATCTTCATCCATCGTCTATTTCTCATCCTACAGCTCCTATCTGTTATGGTGATGACAGCGAGTCTCTCGGTTGATTTTGACCAGCATTATCTATCCTTCTTCGTGGGTTATATCGGTTCTAGGGTATTCACGATGATTCAATACTTCACTATCCATAAGTCTAAGAGTGAGCAGCAGCAACAAGCCGCTCGTTTCCTAGGTCAATGTTTTCTCATCGGGATATTAATCTCGACCAGCTCCTTGTTCTTTGATTCATGGCTCAGATATGTGATTCTGTATGCTGGGATTGCAGTAGATATTATTCTTCCTTTGATCGGTCGCAAAAAACTGGTGAAGGTGCCGATCCACACGCATCATTTATTGGAACGGTTCGCGTTGTTTACACTCATCCTGCTGGGTGAATCGGTGGTTAGTATCATTGCCGTCCTCCAATTGGATCACTGGGATCTGAAGTCCGTGCTGTTCATCGCATTTACATCTGTATTTGTTATTGCCCTGTGGTGGCAGTACTTTGATAACGTTGAGAAGAAAGTCAGCAAAGAAATACAGACAGCTGGTCAAGCCATTATATATGGACACTTGTTCATCTATATCTCTATGAGCATGATTGCGGCATCGATTCAACTGCTGTATTTGAATAAACTCAATTATTTATTCATGCTAGGCTTTGTGTTCGGATCCGTGCTGTTGTACTTTATGTCCACCTCGCTGGTGTTCCATCGCTACAGATATTCACATATGCGGCTGAAACCGTACCATTTGGCGATTATGCTTGGCGTCATTGGAACCTTTATCATCGTAGATCTCATCTATCGTGTGCCCAATTATGCAATTGTAGGAGAGAACATGGCGTTCTTCCTCGTCTATGCCAAAATGACCACATGA
- a CDS encoding TFIIB-type zinc ribbon-containing protein — protein MPVIEYRCPNCGSGMNFDGNTGMLSCPSCGRQDNIEQIPDPLKKQVFTENEIKSYHCTSCGADLVTDADTSATTCSFCGAAVVLSDRLSGELAPAMVIPFAITKETAKEAFKKWCKNGLLTPSGFMTADRIKEITGIYVPFWLYELHNRIEVHGRATKVRSYTQGDYHYTETQHYEIYRKIRLNYVNLPIDASKKMDDKLMDKLEPFPYNQLKDFKTPYLAGYIAEKYSYTDDELYPRAKEKTRPYIESYIASTVSGYTSVSYTDKQIDTTLKNADYVLLPVWMVYYDFNRTEYTFAMNGQTGKVVGRPPISKAKVAGWFAGVSAVSFLSIKVVAWMMGGGFL, from the coding sequence ATGCCGGTTATTGAATACAGATGTCCGAACTGTGGTAGTGGGATGAACTTTGATGGGAATACGGGAATGTTATCCTGCCCTAGTTGTGGGCGACAGGATAATATTGAGCAGATTCCAGACCCACTCAAGAAGCAGGTATTTACGGAGAACGAGATCAAGTCATACCACTGCACCAGTTGTGGGGCTGACCTTGTGACAGATGCAGATACGAGTGCAACGACCTGTAGCTTCTGCGGAGCTGCGGTTGTCTTGAGTGACCGATTGAGCGGAGAACTAGCTCCAGCGATGGTGATCCCTTTTGCTATTACGAAGGAGACTGCGAAGGAAGCATTCAAAAAGTGGTGCAAAAACGGCCTGCTTACGCCAAGTGGCTTCATGACGGCTGATCGGATCAAAGAAATAACCGGGATCTACGTGCCCTTCTGGTTATATGAGTTACATAACAGAATTGAAGTTCATGGTCGTGCCACCAAGGTGAGAAGCTACACGCAGGGCGATTATCACTATACCGAAACGCAGCACTATGAGATATACCGCAAAATCCGGCTGAACTATGTGAACCTGCCCATCGATGCATCCAAGAAAATGGATGATAAGCTGATGGATAAGCTGGAGCCTTTTCCTTACAACCAATTGAAGGATTTCAAAACGCCGTATCTTGCGGGTTATATTGCGGAAAAATATAGCTATACGGATGATGAGCTCTACCCCCGAGCCAAGGAAAAAACACGGCCTTATATTGAATCTTATATTGCTTCTACTGTGTCGGGGTACACCAGTGTAAGTTATACGGATAAACAGATTGATACTACACTAAAAAATGCAGATTATGTCTTGCTCCCTGTATGGATGGTGTACTATGACTTTAATCGCACGGAATACACGTTTGCCATGAATGGTCAGACAGGTAAAGTTGTGGGCAGACCTCCCATCAGTAAAGCAAAAGTTGCGGGATGGTTCGCAGGCGTGTCTGCCGTATCATTTCTCTCCATTAAGGTTGTGGCATGGATGATGGGAGGTGGCTTCCTGTGA
- a CDS encoding PspA/IM30 family protein — MGILSRFRDVMKANMNSLLSRSDDPERTVNEVMRSLSSDLGQVKAETTAVLSNESRAKRALDESSSELRKLQRYAEKSAEAGDEDKAFQFLQKKAKQAEKHNELQAAYDRAAAKAKVMKHMQDKLMADMATMEARYTELKSKMADAKAKQQANEQNASTSRANDALRAMEDKANQALNEAEALAELRAGAQEDDLDELIAQLERDMNAEAGNQEKKVPTAEEELAAIQQQLKDK; from the coding sequence ATGGGAATCTTGTCGAGGTTTAGGGACGTGATGAAGGCAAATATGAATAGCTTGTTAAGCCGATCTGACGATCCGGAGAGAACGGTGAATGAGGTTATGCGTAGCTTAAGCAGTGATCTAGGGCAGGTAAAAGCAGAGACGACTGCCGTACTCTCGAACGAGAGCAGAGCGAAGCGAGCATTGGATGAATCGAGTAGCGAGCTGCGCAAGCTTCAGCGGTATGCAGAGAAATCAGCGGAAGCCGGGGACGAAGATAAGGCATTCCAATTTCTGCAGAAAAAAGCGAAGCAGGCCGAGAAGCATAACGAATTACAAGCTGCCTATGATCGAGCTGCGGCCAAAGCCAAAGTGATGAAGCATATGCAGGATAAACTGATGGCGGATATGGCGACGATGGAAGCTAGATATACTGAATTGAAAAGTAAAATGGCAGACGCGAAGGCCAAGCAACAGGCTAATGAGCAGAACGCGTCGACGAGTAGAGCAAATGATGCACTCCGTGCAATGGAAGACAAGGCTAATCAAGCATTGAACGAAGCAGAGGCTCTGGCAGAGCTTCGAGCAGGCGCGCAGGAAGATGACTTGGACGAATTGATTGCACAATTGGAGAGGGACATGAACGCTGAAGCGGGTAATCAAGAGAAGAAGGTACCAACGGCAGAGGAAGAACTTGCAGCCATCCAACAGCAACTGAAAGATAAGTGA
- a CDS encoding DUF896 domain-containing protein, whose protein sequence is MIIPTLDRINELSRKAKGEGLNEMEQAERARLRQEYLQTFRGSINDILLNTTIYDPNGDDVTPDKLKQEQADQKQE, encoded by the coding sequence ATGATTATTCCTACATTAGATCGCATCAACGAACTTTCAAGAAAAGCAAAAGGAGAAGGATTAAACGAGATGGAGCAAGCGGAGCGGGCTCGTCTGCGCCAGGAATATTTGCAAACGTTTCGGGGCTCGATTAACGACATTCTGCTGAACACAACCATCTATGATCCGAATGGCGACGATGTTACTCCAGACAAATTGAAACAGGAACAAGCAGACCAAAAGCAAGAGTGA
- a CDS encoding TPM domain-containing protein has translation MKKGTYIALMTAFIFIVMCVAAPWIPAQSAAAATKELILDEAGLLSSQEVEELNALANKYSAERETDLIVLTTNNEEQITDELFTENYYDEQAPGYDKPHGNAVILTLDMYNRTVYVGGFYKGEDYVTNSRADEITAQIAPYLSDGNYSQAFEKYLTMAYEYLGDKPLDEDSGKGSTYPGSSSGTGSGNYPSGGSNANPDNILFNTWFQLGVSVIIGGIVVGIMAYNSGGRVTVNRATYEDSGASSVVDRGDRYIRTTVTKTKIERNNNNGGGGGGGGGTTRGGHSHSGSSRSF, from the coding sequence GTGAAAAAGGGAACGTACATTGCGTTAATGACGGCCTTCATCTTCATTGTAATGTGTGTGGCAGCCCCGTGGATTCCAGCGCAAAGCGCGGCAGCGGCAACGAAAGAACTGATTCTTGATGAAGCGGGCTTGCTAAGCTCGCAAGAAGTTGAAGAGTTAAATGCCCTGGCGAATAAATACAGTGCGGAGCGCGAGACTGACCTTATCGTTCTTACGACGAATAATGAGGAGCAGATCACGGATGAATTGTTCACAGAGAACTACTATGATGAGCAGGCACCAGGTTATGATAAGCCCCATGGTAATGCAGTTATTTTGACTTTGGATATGTACAATCGTACTGTGTATGTGGGTGGTTTCTACAAAGGGGAAGACTACGTTACCAATAGCAGAGCTGATGAGATTACGGCTCAGATTGCTCCTTACCTGTCCGACGGTAACTACAGCCAAGCCTTTGAGAAGTATCTTACGATGGCATATGAGTACTTAGGTGACAAACCACTGGACGAAGATTCGGGTAAAGGATCTACTTATCCTGGCTCAAGTTCAGGTACGGGTTCAGGTAATTATCCTAGTGGAGGTTCGAATGCGAACCCCGATAATATTTTGTTCAATACATGGTTTCAACTTGGTGTATCTGTAATTATTGGTGGGATTGTGGTAGGCATTATGGCATATAATTCGGGCGGACGTGTAACCGTCAATCGTGCAACGTATGAGGATTCAGGTGCTTCAAGTGTGGTGGATCGCGGAGATCGGTATATTCGGACAACTGTAACCAAAACCAAGATCGAGAGAAATAACAATAATGGTGGCGGAGGAGGCGGCGGTGGTGGTACCACTCGCGGAGGACATTCCCATAGTGGTAGCAGCCGATCATTCTAA